The genomic stretch GTGCTCTCGGACGAGCTTACGCTATGCAGTACCGCACTCCAGCCTGCCTTTGGGTGCTATGACACCTGACCAGCTTTGGGTCATCGAGTCAAGGCCAAAACGGACCCACACATGAAGCTCCTACGCCTTCGGGGACTGCGGCTAGGGATGCACCTCCCACCACGAGGCGGCTCGTAAACCACAGAGGCACTAAAAACAGCAGCCCCCAATGAGCCCGTGTGTAAATTCAACTGGCGCCTCGCGGGCTATCACCGCCATGGTTCATGGCCCTCCATATTCATCGTCAGGGGACCTTGATATTACTACCGATACGGCTGAGccaccctcccccacacacagactTTAATAAACCAGAAAAGAGATTTTATAACGGCAAAAATCTCATCCCTTTAACTGGGTTTTTATTATAGCATTCCCTGGAATTATCTTTCTTATTTGCTGTTAAAAGCCATTCAGCTCCATCTCACGCAGCTTCTTCCCCGCCAGCTTAACGCCAAAACCCACACTACAGCAAGAGCCTGGCTCATTAGTGTCCTATTCGTTTCGAACCCTAATTTAATTAAGCCGTCTCCTTTTTAATAAGCTGGCCCTCAGGGGTCTTCTAAGCCTGACGACACAGACGTTGTGCAGCCCCCGCCCTGCCGTCAAGGGAGGTTCTCCCCGAGGCCCAGCACCGCACAAAGGTCCTCTTCTGGGGTCCACCAGGAGGAAATTCCAGCTTGCCACCTTGCTCCCCTGCTGGCCCGTCACCTGCACTACCCATAAGGCCAAGGGCTCACCACTCCTGCGGGTTCAGCCTGCCCTCATCCAATCACAATCCATGGAcgacatcatcgacacatgacAACGTGAAAGTCCTGAAGAGTTCAGTCTGGCTGacgctttgtttttatttttttatttttttttggggggggggggggcacgtacCTGTGGAAACGAGCAGCCTGGGAGGTGGAggcggtggtggtggtgggggcagCGGAGGGTAGGGTCTACAGTGGCAGGCCAGCTGGCATGTGTCGCTCACCTTCGCAGTCACAGTCTGCGAGCATGACCTCTGGAGGTCGCCTTGagtgcactggggggggggggggggggggggttagagtcATATTAATGCCCAACCACTGGAGCCTAAACAGAATTACAGGAATATGTACTGCAGTTTTAAACCTGAATGGCAAAAGACATGTGCCTGAGACCCAAAGCCATGTGATAAGGTCTGTTAGGGGAAtcacataacccccccccccccaataaaaaaaatttaataaattaaattaaatatctgCAGGAGAAACCATCCAGTACGTGAAGGAACCCCGGCCGCCCACTGTGGGCATGCTGTGACCGTGCTTCATAGGAGAGAGGAGTTTCCTCCTACGTAGAGGGAGCAAAAGTGCCCCAGGCTGAGAGCCTCTCCTCTGAAGGGCCGCCCACCGCCAGCGTGGGTGTCCAGCGCCTCCCAGGAAGAGGGCAGCTGGGCCACGAGCATACCGAGGAGAACCCTGGTTTTGAAATCCCTATGGTTAAAGCAGGCTGCGGGACACTCCACGCTGTGTTTTCTAAAACCAAGCTGCTTcagctaaacacacacacattccctcAGGGTCTGAGACGCACTTCTACCCGCTTACACATCTCAAGCGACACGCGTCCCACATCTAGGTGTTTTCACAGCTGTTCCTGAGGTGCGACGGGCAGAAATGTGAACTAACACACACATTAAATGGTATTTCGCGGTGATTTTACAGCTACACGCGCTCTGAAGGCGCTTTCGAAGCAGCCCTGTGTCGTGATTCTAATAAAACTGCCTTTAGTGGCCGGTACCCAAACTAACACTTACGGCTCCTAAAAGCCAACAGTGCCCTACCAGCCCAAATAAGTTCTCCTGAAACCCGAAATACGCATAATCCTAACTCCGCCGTTTGTGCATTAAGTTTGAGACAAATACTGCAGACCGTTAACGGTAGTTTATTCCAAGCGGTACTTATAAATATACAGGTTTGTACTCAGTACACAAAGCGACTCACGTGTGACTGCAATACATTCATGCTATTCTCAAAATAAAATACCCTACCGTCACTCAGTCTCCACTTTTTCGCACCATTAATTTATTCTTACGACTCAAAGCTACAAATTAATTGCCGCAACAGTAACACCGTTGCTGCACTGAAAGCCCGACTGTCATCCGACGAGAGACCCAAGATAAAAGTTCAAGCAAGAAGAACAGAGGAAGCGAAGGACCCACCTGCAACAAGAGCAAGAAAGACGTGAGAAAACAATGACTGAAGAGAAAACGCCAAAAACTTAAAATGAGCGCTGGGGGGTCGCGGAACAGCATTCCTCCGTCTTTGGGGCAGGCAGACGAGCAGGAGGCGCACACGGCTGGGGCGCTTCGGAACACTTAACCCGCTCTGCCCGCGGCGGCGGCGAGATCACTACCAGCCGATTCCAGGAACGATCTGCACCGCATTCTCTTCTTTGGATCCCTGTTATCGCTAGCATGGGGGAGCCCGGATTGGTGTACACCTAGCTCCAGCAGTTTCTGACAATTTCATTTAGGTTCTGGAAAGTTAATCCACccgagaaaaaaaagacataaaacaCGCCGGGTAACTGATGCACTACGTCTGAGAGCGAAGTTCTCCGCTGCGCCGCTGGACGGGAGCGATGCTGAGGCACCGTCAAATCTGACGTCCCTTTCCGATCGGGGGCAGGTCTGTACCACCAAAGTTGGACTAACTAAAGACTTAAATAAGTGCAACGTCAGGAACACATCTATCTCCCGGCATCACTACAAAGAAACTGTAGGCGCTGACTCCCGATCCCCCAGTTTAGGTTTGCAGCGTAAACAATTGCGTGTTTATCCCCGGTGGGTACAGCAATCGCCGCTGGATGAGTGTTGCACCCCTTCTTGGTTAAAAGCGTATTAGGAAAACACCCGTCCGCCCGGCTACCAACATCAGTGCCGCTCGCAGTCCCAAAAACATCGGGGCAGCCCCTCCAGCTCGGTGCTCAGTACGAATTTCACTGGAGGTACCCGGATTACATCAGCGTAATTCGGGTCGGAGAAAAGTGCACAAGGTCCGTGTGTTTTATGGGAATTGACGAGCCGCGAAACGTCGAGGCTGCCGAAGTGTCAGTTTGCACGGCGCTTGCAGAGACGAGCTTCTCTGAGGACGGTTTCCGTAGGTCGCATCGCCAGTCCGTCAGCTGGCGGGGCTACACACGGAGACTGGGGTCCTATCAAGGAGGCTGTGAACCGTGTTTTACGAGAGAAGGGAAAAAAGGCGATGAGATCAAAAGATTGAAAGAGAGCAGTGGAGAGATTCAGGCAGCCTGCCCAGTGCCACCCGCGAGTAGCACATTGCAGTCTTCTGTCGTTCAGCCCGACGGCTTCCCCTCTCTCGGTTAGGAGGTGCGTGATCCCTGCCGCTGGCCCtgacaaaaaaggaaaaactgCCCGTCAGCATCGCGGAACCGTAACAGGTCCTGGCCCAATTTGGAGGAAGGGTTCAATGaatattaagaaaaaaatgccGAGGGGTAAACCCCtactttatcttattatttgagGGCACACAATCACATTAGATCCAACGcgatatttaattattaatgacTGCTCTAAAGACGCCGCATACGTGTATTTGCATTAGAGAATAGGAATATgcattatactgtatattaccGCACTATATGGGGATCTACGAGGACGCCCGGGATTTCTCTGAGAGCAAGAATAAAGCACTGGAAAAGTTGCGTAATAACTCTGGCACTGGTCCGTGACTAATGCGCGACAGCTGATTGTCATCATCCTTTCCTCTTTGTCCCCATTTGCGACGCAAACGTGGACTCATGTGGGGGAATACAGAGCTAACATATCCATTTAAAGAGTGCTAGGACAagcgggtacagaaaatggatggattgatggatgggtgCTCCACCCTAAAGACCAGGACTGCACTTGGGCATCATTTTGGCTTGTGAGTTTTCATTCTTTGCTTGGTGACGTAGCTCGCCTTTGAGAAGAgaaattcacccactcccaggGGGCACGGTGGATTCAGTCAGCCCTGCAAacagcccggggggggggggggggggagagacgcaGACTTAGTCAGGTTCTGCTATATAGGGAGGTCAGGAGATCTTAGGAGGGAACGAAAGATCGATCTGACAGCTGTGTAGTAAATGCCCTGAAGGTGAGCTCTCTTCTTAATCTTACTCCTCATAAACGATTCACATAAAGGAGTAAGAAGGACACCCCTCACTATCCACACCTCCACATGGAGGAGAACTTGCTGGATGTGGGTGGAAGATGCAATCGATTCAAACGTTCCAGTGGACTTTGTGTCATTGCTGGATCACAAACCTGTAGCAAGCATCTCTTTGGAGAGGCATCAGCGTACGTGCAGTTAGGGGTCACCCCTCTCCCGAAAATGGAAACCGTCTTATGAATGCTGACTCTTGTAACAGTTCAGGCACTGGCTCATGGCGAATTTCCACAATATAACGTCTTTCCCCCTTTTGCCCAAACTGGACAGCATGCAAACACATTAAGCCTGCAGGTATTTCACGAGTGTGTCAATTCGTATGATGGGTGGTGCTCCTTGATCAGCTCCATAATCGCCAAAGGAAAAAGGGAATAATTCTCACGGCAGTGATTCCCATTGAATCTCATTAGGAGCTGTGCTTTTATCCTCCATTTAAAGCAGCGGCCTAGTACTGGTCACAGCCCAGTATGTAAGGTGATGTCACCATATGTAATGCTACCTTTGATTGTTGACTTGGCTCTTTGGTCACATAGTCACCTGGTTTTCTTCTTTTGTAGGAAGCGATCGAGGCAGAATGGCATGCTGGAGTTATGAGGGGGGGTTAAGGTACCAGTGCAGTCAGGGGGTGGGACATCCTGCCTCCTACTCCCTCCCCCCCTGCTAAATGGCAATCTGCCGCCGGCTCTAATCAGCCTGGGCACACAGTCCACTCCCCCGGCGACCGTTAccacacacataaaaaaaacacccaCACCACTCCTTCAGAAGCGTCGGCTGCTCACATCAAGGTCAAGTGGCAGCAATAGCTGTGAGGcctttttaaatgaaataaacaGGACGTGTAAAACAGCACTGATAGTAACATACACACATTAGTGTTACATTAGCACTACACACACGTCAGTGTTAAAACACATACCAGTGTTACACACATTTCAGCGTTACACACATCAGTGTAACATCAGCACTAAACATATCAGTGTTACACACATCAGCATTACACACATCCCTGTTACATCAGCGTTACATATCAGTGTTACAGTGTTACATCAATACTACACATATATCAGTGTTATATACATATCAATGTCACACGCATCTGCGTTACATGAGTGTTACATCAGCGTTACACACAAAGCAGTGTTACACACGTCAGCATTAAACGTTTATCAGTGTTTCAAACATCAGTGCTACACATATATCAGTGTCACACACATcagccttacacacatatcAGTATTGCACACATCAACATTTCTTCAGCGTTACACGCATCAGTGTCACACCAGCATTGCACACGAGTGTTACATGCATATCAGCATTACACAAAGTGCTACACACATATCAGCGTTACACACAAATCAGTGTTACATGCATCGGAGTCACACTTATCAGTGTTACATCAACAGTACAGACATATCAATGTTACACTTATCAGTGTTACATCAGCAGTACAGACATATAAATGTTACACTTATCAGTGTTACATCAGCAGTACAGACATATCAATGTTACACTTATCAGCATAGACACATCAGTGTTGCAGCCCCCACCCGACATGGTGTGCCTGGCATTTAAATCGCACACAGCCGTGTGTGGCCAGTGCGTGGTCATCATTTACCAGCTCTTGTTCTTTCTGACACTAGTCCAGAATGTTGTATGGGGCCTCCTTTTGTGAAGCCTTGTAAATGACATTCGAAAGCTTCTATTTCAAAACACAATGAACCGAGAACAAAGTGCAAGTGCAGTAGTATGAAATTCTGCTCGGAcgtctttttattttattcagtatATGTTTACgtgcacactaagaaaatcgAATTATTTTGTTAGTCCTACTAAAACCGGATCTTTCAAGTGCATGTAAACATGTTAGTCCGACTGAAATCGTACTAAATCATATTTCTCAAAGTCAAACTAAGACAAGCAGATAATGCGATTGGGAGTCGATTTAAAACTGGCTGAAACTGAAAGCGGCCTAGGCGCTCTGCGCatgctccagtttccccctgGTTTTCTGACCCGGAAGTAACAGAAGAAGCTGCCACGCGGAAGAGGCTCGGAGCAGAGCAGAGGTCGCGTTGTTGCCGCACTTCATTTGCTTTCCACAAGGGAAAAAAGGAAGATGGAAAAAAGGACAACATACAAAATGTACAGCTGTCGAATTCACAGCTCAACTAAAGGGTGCgtttccaccacaccaggtaccgtacttttggtacttcaagaaggtACCAAAACTGCACTTCAAATGTGTTGGTTTTCAACTGGCACAAAAACTGGTACCGGTgccaaatgacatcacaacacgaagcagggtattttgtactgatttCAATAAATGGCTGTAGTAGGATTGGACGACGTGCAATATTATTACCAACatcacatgttatgcacatccaattcttacaccgctagtcagctagattaagattTTAAGGAGTTTAAGTTTCGttcaaacatttttactctgtcataggaaaaaaaaaacttggcaggttttgcaattttaatgattaatccttttcaagattatctagtatatgtttaaaaatcagtttaaagtttacctccacaGCTTTTGTATGAGCGCTGCATCAATCATTTTcacctttgctgtttaaatcactcccagACGGGTTCATGAGAATTTTATGCTGACCTCCTTTCTTGTTTCATAAATAcctcaatatttattacaacaaaatcacattgcaatatttgtgaaatttccAATACCGTGCTGCCGTAGTATATTATACAGTATACTTGGTATTTCGTGTTCGTGTTGCGATCCTGATcttgttgtatctgttcttctgaCCAGATCGCAAATAATTTCATGTCCATCCATTATTATTTatgttattcatttttttttacgtcTGTGACATAATAGGTCAACCGGGAAAAGCCCTGAACTTACAAGCTAAAAGGAGCCATATCGCCACCTATTGTAAGTGGAGTCGGACATACTTCGCTCAATAAATCATTTTCCCTCCCGTACATGTATACTGGGACAGGGACAGTAGTCCGATTAAATGGCGCAGTCGAGCTATAACCGTAGCTTATTGGTCTCGCACGATTTCAGTTTCTGAATAGAGTTAGCAGCCAAGCAGAAAGGTGACAGCTTTCTGGATCAAACATTTCCTGATGTGAGTTTGTGCTTAAATCTAATATACCTGTCCACAAAGAGACACATGCTACCAGCTTATGGAACCAGGACAGCAATaatcagagttgggtaattcggGTCCAAGAGTAAAAGACCAGACCAACATcttgcttcaaccaaccagttgagtactctgtgactctatATGCTCAACTGGATGGTTGAAGCAaggtcttggtctggacttttactctctgaacctgaattacccaactctggcaATAAACAGTACCTGGTGTGCCCCATGTCACAGTGTACCGTCCCAGTGGTTTTTCTCCTGACCTCCACGCAGCCCTGCTGGTGGCCGTACCTGAGAGGAGGGACCTCAGGCTGATTATCATATCACACAGATTTCAGATGAATAATGAGGAGCAGAGTTCCTGTGGGAGGAATCCATTGCCATCACGCTGATCCTAGACCAGACTATAATTTATCTTTTGGCCCTGGACATAATTTGATTCCCAGAAGCTGGCATCAGCTGTAGAGAGCCTCTCCAGAAAGTCCAGGAAGAAACGCATAAAGGAATCATGAAGCATTTTCAGTACATTTGGGGCCGTTTAAGAGATAAAGCTCTTGTTTATTCACACAGACCAGTGCAGTTTAGCACCCCAGAGTACCTAGCGTACCCTGTTGTGTTTTCAGTCACCTGATTCTCTTACCTCCATTTTGAAGTCTCCCAGGTGTAGCGGAGCAGCTGCTAGCTGATTAGCCTGCAGTAGTGTTACTTGCCGCTCTTGATAAACAGCTGAATATTCCGTCTCCCTGGTGTTCCACTCAGACGATCGACCGCAATATCGACCAGACCAAACTTAGGGAGAGCTAAGCGAACATGAGAGTGCCTCAGTAGGCTGTCACGGAGGCAGGTGACATGCTTGAACTTCAATTTGCTGATTGGAGAAGCCTGACCAACGGCCTTTTCTGCTAATTGCTGGCTGTTTCTGTGAACACAGCCACAAACTGACGCCATTTAATTACAGGAAGCTGGTGGATGGTGGAGCGGATTAAGAAGGTGGAGAGGCCTGCTTCATCGGcagtttggaccccccccccccccccccactggctgAACTTGGAGActgtaacatttttaaatggtGATGGATGAAGTTGCTATGGATTCAGGTCCACGCTTGACTGATAGCCCTCGATGCTGCCATTCCGCAGCTGGGAGTGGGCGCTGGAAGGTGGAAGAGGGCTCCGCCTGCCTGCTGGGCTGGGAACGAGCCCCAGCAGCGTGCTCCCTCTCCTGATGAATGACTGACAGAGTGATGACCTCGCCTTCCCACAATCCCACATCAAGCCCATAAATCTGCCACGAGGAACATTTAAAGAGCTCCTGGACTTCCTGTCTGTCTCAACCAGTGACATAATACATATTTCTCATCTTGTGAATGTCATCAAATACATTTCCATAAAAACAATGATTAGGCGTAGCTCCCACACAAAAACATGCACATACTTCCCCAGCCTATTATGTCCATATCAGCTTGGACTGACTGCAGGCTCGGTTC from Brienomyrus brachyistius isolate T26 chromosome 14, BBRACH_0.4, whole genome shotgun sequence encodes the following:
- the prima1 gene encoding proline-rich membrane anchor 1 isoform X3, with protein sequence MLFRDPPALILSFWRFLFSHCFLTSFLLLLQCTQGDLQRSCSQTVTAKVSDTCQLACHCRPYPPLPPPPPPPPPPRLLVSTVAESIVPQMKPWWKEIAVLGSLGCASGVFLLLTAIICYKAIKRKPQRKEENGASRGEYAMSSRCKKVLDTNNAAV